Genomic segment of Paenibacillus sp. FSL R5-0623:
CCTCTTTACCATTCCCGTCAGGGTCGTCCTTGCGAATGGAGCGCATCACTTCATACCAATCATCCAGCGTTTTTGGTATATCCAGCTTCAACGTATCAAACCAATCCTTGCGATATACGATCGCAGTCCGTCCAATATCCCGGAAGTTTGGAATACCATAGACCTTGCCTTCAATTTTGATATTGTTAAAATAAGCTTCGGATTGGGCAGACAGGTTTTTATAATCCTTCAAGTAAGGCCCCAGTTCCCAGAACAGTCCCGTTTTGGCGGCATTAAATGTGGTCGGTACATAATTCACACGCATAATGGTTGGCATCTCACCTGAAGCAACCATAACATTCACCTTATCATCAAAAGCAGACTGCGGAATCCACTGTACATTGACATCCGTATTTGTATATTCCTCAATCTTCTTTTCAATCCCGTTCTCCTTGGCCGGTATATCTCCTACCTGCATTAAAGAGATGGAAATGGGAAGTTTACCTTCCCCTGCAGCAGGTGCTTTTTCTCCCCCGCAACCTGCAAGCAATCCAGCGGACATTGCACCAATTACAACGATTCCGCCTAAACGGGACATTGGACCTTTTGGACTCATGAACCATCTCTCCTTTTGGATAAGGTTATGTACACAGACCACTCCGATGACAGAACAACCTTCAGATCGCTGTTATCCCCAGATTTTTTTGATTCCCTTCTAAACAAGGGGAAAATCCGGGGATAAGCCTATGCTTCCGATGCAGCTTTCTTTCAGAAAGCTTTTAGGCGAACGCTTCGCTTCCTCAAGTTATTTCTGTCCTCTACGTTCTCATGTACATGTTAGTTGGACTTGTAAAGTTCAATCTCCACTCCTGCCAAAATGAACGGAGCGACCGACTTCGGATCATTGATCCGAATGGACTCGGTCACATAATACTCATAGGACCCGTCGCGATACGGGCTTCCTCCAAGACCGGCTCCGCCGTTACACTGCGTCAGGGACAGCACGCCTTCACGGTCCGTTTGCAGCAGATGCTGCAGCAGACCCTGATATCCTTTTTCCGCAACCGCTTTGAACTTGCCGCTTAGATATCCTTTACGCACACCTTTGGCCAATGCATAGACAAACATCGAGGTCCCGGAAGCCTCAAGATAGTTCCGTTCACGTCCCGGCTGATCCAGTAGATGTGGCCATAGTCCGGTCTGTTGATCCTGCACATGCACTAGTGCGTTTGCTACCCGTTCGAAGATACCCACAATCTGGCCGCGCTGCGGATGATCTACCGGCAGATGATCCAATGTATCCACAACCGCCATCACATACCAGCCCATTGCCCGACTCCAGACATGTGGTGAACATCCGGTCTCACCCGAACTCCATCGCTGCTCTTTGCTCTCATCCCAGGCATGGTACAAGAGACCACTACGCGGATCACGTGTGCGTTGCTCCACCAGCAAGAGCTGCAGAGCCGCCTTGTCAAACCACTTCTCTTCACCCGTCACTGCGCCATACTGGGTCAGATACGGAGTAGCCATGTATAATCCATCCAGCCACATCTGGAAAGGGTAAATCTTTTTGTGCCAGAACCCGCCTTCACTCGTATGTGGCTGTCCCTTAAGCTGAGTCATAAGCAACTCCGCAGCTTTGCGATACTTCTCTTCTCCCGTTTTCTCATGCAACAGGAACAGTGATTTTCCCTGATTGATCTGATCCAGATTATATTCCTCGATCGTATAGGAGCGAATGGAGCCATCTTCCTGAACGAAATGATCCATCAGCTCACGGATGTAGTCAAAATACTTTTGCTCCCCCGTGTGTGTATAAAGCTCCTCCAGTGCTTTCAAAAAGCAGCCGTTCTCGTAATGCCAAGTGGCGTACAGCTCATGGTTGCGATAACTTTCCATGAATTGCTGTGCCATGCGCACCGATGTGAATTGTAATGTTTCCTTCATGATCAAGCCCCCGCTTCCGGCTCTTTATTGAGCCTGCTTTTTGTAATCTTCGGCATATTCCTCACGAATCTTGTTTCCACCAGCATTGCCCCAATTCTCGATTTCCTTTTCCCAACCACTTTGATCGATCTTGCCCATGATGTATTTGGTTTGCGCATCGGCAATCACCTGATCCAGATCCGCCCCACGGTCACCATACGTTGGAGAATATAACGTCAACGCAGGGTTTGGCACAGCGTGCTCCGCCAGTTCCTTGGCAAGTGTCGTACCTTTTTCACCCAGTTCGGTATCCTTCAATTTCGGTACGTTATATCCTTCCACATAAGGAAGGTTGTCACGGTAAGGTTTCACTTCACGCTGGAATGCATCGAAGTCACTCATCTCCACCTGATCTTCGCCCACTTTGGTGTGATGTTTGTCTTCCATACCACGCATCAACAGGGTAGCCATCTCAGGGTCCATCAATTTATCGAGGAAGGAGAGCAGATCCTTGAGTTCTTCTTCCGATTTCACCGTTGATTTAGGGAATGCCAGAATTCCGGAGTTACCCGTCTGTCCTGCAACACGATCTCCGTTCGGTCCGAGCAAACCAGCGATGTCTACCACACCATCCGGATTGTTTTTGGACAGACGCTCTTGCTGACTTTTTCCGTTCTGAGCAACACCAACACGGATACCGACAACACCGGAATCATACTTTTTCTCCGCTTCCGTAGAGTCGAATACGGCAAAATCTTGATTCAGCAGTTTCTCATCGTACAAACGTTTCAGCAGATCCAGCACCTGCATATATTCCGGTGTCATGAATTCCGGCGTGAAGCTGCCATCATCTTCGACCTTCCACTTGTTAGGTGCACCAAAACTTACGCCAAGGCGTGTCGTGAAGGAATATTGATCCTCATTATATTTTTTGAAAAGCATCAGCCCAAACGTATTATCCTGACCGTCTCCATCCGGATCGGAGGTAGCCAGCGTTTTAATCGTTTCATACCATTCATCCGGTGTCGTTGGCACCTTAAGATTCAGCTTCTCGAACCAGTCCTTGCGATAGATCACTGTAGCCCGCGCAATATCGGAGAAAACAGGAACCCCATAGATTTTGCCCTCTACCTTGATGTTGTCAAAAAAACGCTCGTTCTGTGCTGACAGATTTTTGTAGTCTTTCAGCAAAGGGCCAACTTCCCAGAATACGTCGTTGCGCATTGCACTGGTCACCGTTGGATTATATTGCACCTTCACAATTTTCGGCATATCACTTGAAGCGATCATCACGTTAATTTTGTCATTGTAGGCCGAAGCCGGAATCCACTGGATATCCAGTTTGGTATTGGTATACGCTTCAATCTTTTGCTGGACCTCATTGCCTTTGCTTGGCACATCACCCACCTGTGCAATGGCTATGGACACATTTTGCACGCCGCCCTCGGCAGCCTGACCCTCGTCTGATCCGCATCCTGCCAGCAAACCTGTCACCAGTGCCAGTGTGCTCAAGACAGCTACGGCTTTCTTTTTTGTTGCTTTCATAACATGAAAACCTCCCTTTTTTTTATGCAGTCATACTGAACTGACCTTGAACCATCTGACGACTCAACCTTTCACCGAACCCAGCATCACTCCTTTTGCAAAGTGCTTTTGCAGGAATGGATATACCAGCATAATCGGAATCGTGGAGAACACGATAACTGCCATGCGAATGGTAAGCGGCTGGATCTCGGTCTCTTCGATACTCGTGTCGCCGATTCGGCTCTGTGCCAGAATGACAATCTCACGTAGCCAGACTTGGACAGGCCACTTCTCACTATCGTTGATATAGATAACAGCGCTGAAGAAACTGTTCCAGTGGGCCACCGCGTAAAAGAGTGAAAATGTCGCCATGGCTGGCATGGACAACGGCAGGACAATCCGGAACAATACGCTGACATCGTTACATCCATCAATTTTGGCTGCATCCTCCAGTTCATCGGGAATGGCTTGGAAGAAGTTTTTCAGTACAATCAAGTTAAATGCACTAATAGCGGTCGGTAGCATCAGCGACCACAACGTATCCGTCAGGTGCAAGGATTTTACGACAAAGTATGTTGGAATCATCCCGCCACTGAAGAGCATCGTGAACAATACACCGAGCAAAATGGGCTGACGTCCACGCAAATATCTTCTGGAGAGCGGATAAGCCATAAGTGACGTAAACAGCAGGTTAATGAAGGTACCAATCACCGTAATATAGATCGATACACCCAGACTGCGAATCAAGGTATCTGTAGAGAAAATGTAACGGTACGCAGCCAGAGAGAACTCTTTGGGAAAAAGAATAAATCCTCCCTTAGCCACTTCATGCGGACTGGTAAACGAGACGGCCAAAATATAAATGAACGGGATGACCGTCACGATTCCAATCAATAGCAGCAAGCCATGATTGAGAATATCAAAGATCCGGTTGCCCCACGTTTTATCCTGTTGCATCAATGTTCACTCCTATCTGGTGAAGAACGTCTGCACCCGAGGGTTAGTAGACGCCTTCCTCCCCGAATTTTTTGGCCATTGTATTGGCACCAAGGACAAGCGCCAGCCCGACAACCGATTTGAACAACCCGACAGCAGCACTATAACTGTACTGTGCCTGTGTAAGACCCTTCGTGTACACGTAGGTATCAAATACCTCGCCCACATCCCGGTTCGTCGGAGTCAGCATCAGGAAGATCTGTTCAAAGCCTGTATCCAGGAAATTGCCCAGACGCAGAATGAGCAAAATGACGATTGTACTGCGAATGGCCGGCAGCGTAATGTGCCATGTTTGGCGCCAGCGATTGGCACCATCAATCCGTGCAGCTTCATAGAGCTGTGTATCCACACCGGAAAGTGCAGCCAGGAAGATAATTGTGCCCCAACCGACCTCTTTCCAGATGGATTGTCCGACAATCATCGTTCGGAACCAACCAGGTTCAAGCAGGAACGCCACTTTTTGTCCTGTCAGGTTATAGAGCAATTCATTAATCGCACCACCCTCGGTTGTGAACAGCATGTAGAACACACCAACAACAACAACCCAGGAAACAAAGTGTGGAACATAAACAAGCGTTTGTACAAAGCGTTTGAACCGTTCACGGCGAACTTCATTCATCATGAGTGCCAGTACAATCGGTAGTGGGAAAAAGAACACAATGTTATAAATGGCTAGTAAAAACGTATTCCGAAATAATGTCCAGAACTGCGGTTCTCCGAAGAAACGTTGGAAATGTTTGAAGCCTACCCATTCACTCCCCAAGATCCCCTTGTAAGGGGTGTAATCCTGAAAAGCCATCGTGATGCCATACATGGGTATGTATTTGAAAATAACAAAGTAAAGCACACCCGGTATTAACATGATATACAGCCACCGGTTTTTGATAATGTCTCTCCACAGCAGGTTTTTGTCACTGCGGGTAGCGGGCCGTGTTTGAGCCGCCGTTTCGGCTTTCATATTGTCTTCCTCCCCACATTGGAAACGATTACAAAAGATCACTTCCTGAATTCATGTCTTCATTGTGGAGGATAAACGAATGACTGGCTATCGTCTCGTTTTAGCCTTTTATTTTTCCTTATGTAGCAAGGGTTTATCTCATTTCCCTCACAGAATCTAAAGGCATAATGAACTGCTTTCAACCTCCATATTCCTGTCTTAACTTCATGGAGAAAAGCAGTCTTCTTCCTTGTTCTGGACATGAAAAAGCCTGCCTCCCATGGCTGGCAGAGCAGGTTTGTTTTATCGCTGCTGCTCCCGGTACTTGCCGGGGGTTGTTCCTGTGATTTTGCGAAACGTACGGATAAATGCGGTTGGATTGGTATAGTTTAATTTCTCGGCAATCTCCGATATTTTAAGATTCGTTGTTTGCAGCCAAGTCTTCGCTTTTTCCATACGATACTCTGCCAGATATTCCGTAAAATTGACTCCAGCTTCCTTCTTGAATACCCGACTCAGGTAGACAGGGTGAAAATTAAGCTCTGCGGCACAAGCCTCCAGCGACAATTCACGATCATAACGTTCCTCGATCAAACGAATCATACGTCTTGCAATATTCATGTATTGGGATTCTTCCTGTTCTCGCCAGAAACGGATGACAGGCAGGAACAGCCGCTTGCGGAACCAATTGGTCATTTCGTCCAATGTGGACAACTTCAGCAAATGTGACATGGATGCTTTTTCACCCAGTACTTCGGCTACATCCCCACCTTGCTCCTGCACAAGCTGATATACACGAGACAATAACTGAACCATAATGACGGGGTATTCACTGAAATGAAGCTTTTTGTCTGCAAGCAATCCCAAATATTGCTTAAAATAGGCGTCAGTCTTTTCTTCATCTCCTTGCTTGAGCGCAGAAGCGAGCTGATCCTCAATCATGCGTAGTTGGGTATACAATGCGGCCTCCATCTGACCACGTGGCTGAATATCCTCGTAATGCAAAATAATACGGCTGCCCAGACTGACCCGACCTTGCAGAGCCTCGCGGCTCTCCTGAACCGCTCTTGGCGTATCGCCGATACAAGCGTAGGAACGGCTGATGCCGATACTTACGGGCAGATTCAGATAGGTTACGACACGTTCACGAATCCAGTCTGCCTGGGTATGCATCCATTCCTTCAGCTGCACCTCATCCCTCAGTTCGGAGGCAAGAACGGTAACCTGAGCATCATCCAGCATGACCGGGGTGAACCGAACTGCCGAAGGGAGTAGCTCACCTACCATATTATTGACAGCAAACAGCAGCAGATCGCGATCCTGTTCCTCATATCGGGTCCCTTCCAAGGTATCGATCTGGAGCATGAGTACACCAAGACTTGCCCACCCTGTCGGGAAATCGTACAATTCTCCCTGATATCTGAAATCTTCTTCCGAGATTTTGCCTGTCAGCAATTTGGTCATAAAAAACTCCTGGAGGTGCACATGCTGCCCCTTCATCTGCTCACGCATCGTTTTCTCCGAGCTGAACAAGGTTGACAATTGCTCCTCAATATAGATAAATTCATCCTGTCGGCGTCCTGACGGAGCAACTGGGGAATCCAACCCCTTCGTAAATTGCAGCAGTCTGGAGATCGGTGAGTACATCCGCCGACTGCCGTATATGGCGAACAATCCCGTTACACATAACATGACCAGTGTAGCGATCCCGGTAACCAATGCAATTTTCTGTGACTGGGCCGTAATCTGTCCAAGAGATACAACGGACACGTATAACCAGCCATTGAGCGGAGATTGCCTATAGCTAACCGCCACCTGATTACCTTCCACCTCCGCACTGAAGAAACCCTCTGGCTGGCCCGTCGTTTGCACCATTTCCTGGATTTCCTTATTCAGCCCGTCATATTTCCCGCCTTGCTGCATATCGTTCAGAAAATACTTCTGCTCCCGATCCAGAACGTACATATCTCCAGAATTCGTATTTCGGCTTAAGTATGTACTCAGTTCCGTATCGGCGATATCAATCACAAGAAATCCCTTTGGTTTCACATTGGTTGGTATCATCGGGATTTTGAATACCATACTGACCACATTATCCGATGATATAAGAGCAGGTGCCTGTTCGGGTGTTAGTTCACCCATACCTGCTGACACAGGTACACTTTCTTTGGCTGAACTGGCATTCTGAGTGACCCAGAACAGGCTGTTGGTATAACTTAGGTAGGAGCCAATTCGGTCTCGAATACTGAAATCATCCAATTTGCCAAAAGAACGCATCGACACGACCCAATCTTCATCCAGATTAACCAGATAGGCTTGGTCAATGTTCGTAACCGCTTGCAAGTTGTTAAAACCGGAGGTCAGATCACGAATCTCCTGAAACTCGCTGCTGTCTAGTGGTTTCTTCATCGCCTGTAGTACCAAGGGAGAATTAACATACTGGATGGATGATAATTGCAGGCTGCGCAGAACTTGTTCTACTCTCATTTGGGTCTGATGCAATATCTGAAGATTGCTCTCACGCACTTTCTGTTCAATGTCACGTGATGCAATCGTATACGAGACCGAACCAATAACAATGACCGGAAGGGCTCCGAGGATCAGGGTAAAGCAGAGCAAACGCAGTAAATACTTCGGCAAGAAGAGCATCCTCCTTTATACGTATGTTTATTAAAATAAATCGCTTTCATTGGATTAATTTACTATTGTTATTTTAAAACCCATTCTTATTCAAGTCCACTCATTTATTCTAAAGGTTGACTTCAAACCAATTTCCAGTTTATATTGGTTGCATATTCCTCAATCAAAGGAGAGATTTTTAATGTCGGTGAATGTTCTTAACTAACCAAGTTTCATATTCAGGAGTTTGGCCTTTCATTGCGCTTGTGCCCATATGGCATACGTGTATTTCATGATGCGCCAGATCCCTGTACTTAGTTAAGAACAGCGGATATCATAAATCGCCTCCGGGATTGTAATTGTCCGGGTCTATTTCCGCGCTGAGTTCAGCGCGGATTTTTTAATATAGACCTGTAGTGGACACTGCTTTCCCATACGTTTAGGGCGGAGAATGACGTTTGTTCATTCTCCGCCCTTTTTGCGTTTTCCAGGAATATGTTTCAGCGCGTCAACTGAAATCCCAATTCAAATTCAAGGAGAGATTACGCATGAATGAGAACACATTAAACAGTTTGGGCTATCCACAAATTCAAAAAAACGTTGCAGACTGCGCCCTGTCTTATCTGGGCAAACGTTATGCCAGAGAACTAAAACCGATGGCAGATGCTCACCTGATTCAGATTCGCCTGGAAGAAACAGCAGAAGCAGCTGCGTTGATTCGCTTCGGGGCCAGTATCCCCCTCCCTTCACTCGACGGAATGGAAACCATTATGGATCTGCTCGGCACCGGTTATCTATTCAGTGAACGCGACTTCAGTCATCTAGCTCAGTTCCTGCGGAGCTGTGCACAACTTATGAAATACATGGAGGGAAAATCCGGGGCTGCTCCCACCGTCAGTCGTTATGCAGCATCCATGATTCTGATCGAACCTTTGCTGAGTGAGATTGAGCGTTGCATCCATAGTGGACGCATTCAGGATCAGGCGAGTAAGGAACTGATTCGAATTCGTAAAAAAATAACGGTTAATGCGGAACGCATGAAACGAAAGCTTGATTCTCTGGTGAGTAAACATCGCTCCATTATGCAGGAACATGTCATCAGCCAACGGGGAGGAAGAACGGTTCTGCCCATTAAGAAAGAGTTCCGTAAACAGGTGAAAGGCAGTGTGCTGGATGAATCCGGGAGCGGGCAAACCGTATATGTTGAACCTGTTGAGTTAGTAACTCTGCAGATGGAATTGGCCGCTCTGCAAGCGGAGGAGTCCCGAGAGGAGATGAGGATTCTCGGTGATTTAACCTCCCTGGCCGAATCATATAACCGTGAAATCGCCCTGAACACCGAAACGGTAGGTGTATTGGACTTCCTGTTTGCCAAAGCCAAATATGCGGCCACCTTGGATGGACGTACCGTTCGAGTCAATACTCAGGGCCACATCAGCCTTCAACGTGCACGTCATCCGTTCATGGGTTCTTCCATGGTTCCCCTTGATTTTGCCATTGGCAAAACGTACTCGTCGCTCATTATTACTGGCCCCAATACCGGGGGTAAAACGGTCGCACTCAAAACACTTGGTTTGTTAACCTTGATGATGCAATCCGGTTTGCTTATTCCGGTCGAGGAAGGTGGCGAGATGGCTGTTTATAACGAGGTAGCGGTCGATATTGGTGACGGACAGAGTATGGAACAAGCGCTCAGTACATTTTCCGCACACATTCGCAATATGATTGGCATACTGGAACAGGCCAATACATCAACTCTTGTGCTCATTGATGAGATGGCTTCCGGCACAGATCCCGGTGAAGGTGTTGGACTTTCTATCGCCATGCTGGAGGAACTTCACAGCCGCGGAGCAACCGTTGTGGCGACAACACATTTTGGTGAGATCAAACATTTTGCAGCTGCCACCCCAGGATTTGAAAATGCCCGCATGGAATTTGACACCGTTTCTCTCCAGCCACTGTATCGATTGCGTATCGGAGAAGCTGGTGAGAGTTATGCTTACTCCATCGCATTAAAGCTGGGCATGCCACAGCGAATTATCGAGCGATCCAAGTCCCTGTCCGATCAAAGTAGCTCGAGAGATCGTACATTCGTGTTTACGTCACCTCCTTTGGAAACTCCGGTCCTAAAGCCTGATCGTCCCGTTACAGGAGCAAACGACCCAGCAGAGTTGTCCAAGCGAAATACGTTTAACCAATCAAAGGATTCCACCAGTTTCCACAAAAAGACAACAACCAGAGCGTCAGATTCTCCTGCCCCTGCAAAACCTTTTCGCAAAGGGGATCGGGTGTATGCGGCCTATCTCAATCAGTCGGGCATCGTCTGTGATGTGGAGGATAGCCGGGGAAATATCGGAGTCATGTTGAGAGGGCGCAAGGTCAAAATCCATAAAAAACGCCTGACCCTGCATATATCTGCTGATGAACTTTATCCGGGCGACGACTACGATCTGGACATCGTGATTGAGACAAAAGAAAACCGCAAGAAGCGTAAACTAATGGGACGCAAGCATGTGGAAGGCCTACAGATCGAATTACCGCCTGAAGAATAGCCGATGGGAGAAACA
This window contains:
- a CDS encoding glycoside hydrolase family 88 protein encodes the protein MKETLQFTSVRMAQQFMESYRNHELYATWHYENGCFLKALEELYTHTGEQKYFDYIRELMDHFVQEDGSIRSYTIEEYNLDQINQGKSLFLLHEKTGEEKYRKAAELLMTQLKGQPHTSEGGFWHKKIYPFQMWLDGLYMATPYLTQYGAVTGEEKWFDKAALQLLLVEQRTRDPRSGLLYHAWDESKEQRWSSGETGCSPHVWSRAMGWYVMAVVDTLDHLPVDHPQRGQIVGIFERVANALVHVQDQQTGLWPHLLDQPGRERNYLEASGTSMFVYALAKGVRKGYLSGKFKAVAEKGYQGLLQHLLQTDREGVLSLTQCNGGAGLGGSPYRDGSYEYYVTESIRINDPKSVAPFILAGVEIELYKSN
- a CDS encoding extracellular solute-binding protein → MKATKKKAVAVLSTLALVTGLLAGCGSDEGQAAEGGVQNVSIAIAQVGDVPSKGNEVQQKIEAYTNTKLDIQWIPASAYNDKINVMIASSDMPKIVKVQYNPTVTSAMRNDVFWEVGPLLKDYKNLSAQNERFFDNIKVEGKIYGVPVFSDIARATVIYRKDWFEKLNLKVPTTPDEWYETIKTLATSDPDGDGQDNTFGLMLFKKYNEDQYSFTTRLGVSFGAPNKWKVEDDGSFTPEFMTPEYMQVLDLLKRLYDEKLLNQDFAVFDSTEAEKKYDSGVVGIRVGVAQNGKSQQERLSKNNPDGVVDIAGLLGPNGDRVAGQTGNSGILAFPKSTVKSEEELKDLLSFLDKLMDPEMATLLMRGMEDKHHTKVGEDQVEMSDFDAFQREVKPYRDNLPYVEGYNVPKLKDTELGEKGTTLAKELAEHAVPNPALTLYSPTYGDRGADLDQVIADAQTKYIMGKIDQSGWEKEIENWGNAGGNKIREEYAEDYKKQAQ
- a CDS encoding carbohydrate ABC transporter permease translates to MQQDKTWGNRIFDILNHGLLLLIGIVTVIPFIYILAVSFTSPHEVAKGGFILFPKEFSLAAYRYIFSTDTLIRSLGVSIYITVIGTFINLLFTSLMAYPLSRRYLRGRQPILLGVLFTMLFSGGMIPTYFVVKSLHLTDTLWSLMLPTAISAFNLIVLKNFFQAIPDELEDAAKIDGCNDVSVLFRIVLPLSMPAMATFSLFYAVAHWNSFFSAVIYINDSEKWPVQVWLREIVILAQSRIGDTSIEETEIQPLTIRMAVIVFSTIPIMLVYPFLQKHFAKGVMLGSVKG
- a CDS encoding sugar ABC transporter permease; amino-acid sequence: MKAETAAQTRPATRSDKNLLWRDIIKNRWLYIMLIPGVLYFVIFKYIPMYGITMAFQDYTPYKGILGSEWVGFKHFQRFFGEPQFWTLFRNTFLLAIYNIVFFFPLPIVLALMMNEVRRERFKRFVQTLVYVPHFVSWVVVVGVFYMLFTTEGGAINELLYNLTGQKVAFLLEPGWFRTMIVGQSIWKEVGWGTIIFLAALSGVDTQLYEAARIDGANRWRQTWHITLPAIRSTIVILLILRLGNFLDTGFEQIFLMLTPTNRDVGEVFDTYVYTKGLTQAQYSYSAAVGLFKSVVGLALVLGANTMAKKFGEEGVY
- a CDS encoding helix-turn-helix domain-containing protein: MPKYLLRLLCFTLILGALPVIVIGSVSYTIASRDIEQKVRESNLQILHQTQMRVEQVLRSLQLSSIQYVNSPLVLQAMKKPLDSSEFQEIRDLTSGFNNLQAVTNIDQAYLVNLDEDWVVSMRSFGKLDDFSIRDRIGSYLSYTNSLFWVTQNASSAKESVPVSAGMGELTPEQAPALISSDNVVSMVFKIPMIPTNVKPKGFLVIDIADTELSTYLSRNTNSGDMYVLDREQKYFLNDMQQGGKYDGLNKEIQEMVQTTGQPEGFFSAEVEGNQVAVSYRQSPLNGWLYVSVVSLGQITAQSQKIALVTGIATLVMLCVTGLFAIYGSRRMYSPISRLLQFTKGLDSPVAPSGRRQDEFIYIEEQLSTLFSSEKTMREQMKGQHVHLQEFFMTKLLTGKISEEDFRYQGELYDFPTGWASLGVLMLQIDTLEGTRYEEQDRDLLLFAVNNMVGELLPSAVRFTPVMLDDAQVTVLASELRDEVQLKEWMHTQADWIRERVVTYLNLPVSIGISRSYACIGDTPRAVQESREALQGRVSLGSRIILHYEDIQPRGQMEAALYTQLRMIEDQLASALKQGDEEKTDAYFKQYLGLLADKKLHFSEYPVIMVQLLSRVYQLVQEQGGDVAEVLGEKASMSHLLKLSTLDEMTNWFRKRLFLPVIRFWREQEESQYMNIARRMIRLIEERYDRELSLEACAAELNFHPVYLSRVFKKEAGVNFTEYLAEYRMEKAKTWLQTTNLKISEIAEKLNYTNPTAFIRTFRKITGTTPGKYREQQR
- a CDS encoding DNA mismatch repair protein MutS, which encodes MNENTLNSLGYPQIQKNVADCALSYLGKRYARELKPMADAHLIQIRLEETAEAAALIRFGASIPLPSLDGMETIMDLLGTGYLFSERDFSHLAQFLRSCAQLMKYMEGKSGAAPTVSRYAASMILIEPLLSEIERCIHSGRIQDQASKELIRIRKKITVNAERMKRKLDSLVSKHRSIMQEHVISQRGGRTVLPIKKEFRKQVKGSVLDESGSGQTVYVEPVELVTLQMELAALQAEESREEMRILGDLTSLAESYNREIALNTETVGVLDFLFAKAKYAATLDGRTVRVNTQGHISLQRARHPFMGSSMVPLDFAIGKTYSSLIITGPNTGGKTVALKTLGLLTLMMQSGLLIPVEEGGEMAVYNEVAVDIGDGQSMEQALSTFSAHIRNMIGILEQANTSTLVLIDEMASGTDPGEGVGLSIAMLEELHSRGATVVATTHFGEIKHFAAATPGFENARMEFDTVSLQPLYRLRIGEAGESYAYSIALKLGMPQRIIERSKSLSDQSSSRDRTFVFTSPPLETPVLKPDRPVTGANDPAELSKRNTFNQSKDSTSFHKKTTTRASDSPAPAKPFRKGDRVYAAYLNQSGIVCDVEDSRGNIGVMLRGRKVKIHKKRLTLHISADELYPGDDYDLDIVIETKENRKKRKLMGRKHVEGLQIELPPEE